One genomic window of Metopolophium dirhodum isolate CAU chromosome 4, ASM1992520v1, whole genome shotgun sequence includes the following:
- the LOC132943479 gene encoding putative nuclease HARBI1 → MANFDEMAMLFAIDNIEEHERAMNVRQTRKNEIISDPFDTSDRLFIKNFRLTKDLVKYLIELLRPYIVSKSRLSAIDLNTKILVTLNFLATGSYQSPTGNSKFIVLSQPSVSRCISEVVEALNRPEIFDKWVKFPSNLNELTEIRNGFYRETGFPGVIGCIDCTHVAIVPPSNNLNLNENENPEYIYVNRKGYHSINVLLICDSKLRVLNVNALFPGSTHDTHIWNNSSVLPVMQELHRRNHHNFYLLGDSGYPLRQWLLTPITNPTTNPEKYYNQKQMSTRSLIERCNGVLKMRFRCLLKDRTLHYKPEKTSSIINACIVLHNMCITNNIPLDEHDIPEYDNLGMMEDREILADNNRNLDLALGRQHREKIVTYLFQRHV, encoded by the exons ATGGCAAATTTTGATGAAATGGCAATGTTATTTgcaattgataatattgaagAGCATGAACGCGCAATGAATGTACGACAAACAcggaaaaatgaaataatttcggATCCATTTGATACATCAGATAGactgttcataaaaaattttagacttactaaagaccttgtaaagtatttaattGAACTTTTACGGccatatattgtttcaaaaagcCGCCTGTCTGCTATTGATTTAAATACAAAA aTTCTAGTAACGTTGAACTTTTTGGCTACTGGATCATACCAGTCTCCAACTGGTAATAGTAAGTTTATAGTCTTATCACAACCGTCTGTATCTCGGTGTATAAGTGAAGTTGTAGAGGCACTAAACCGGCCAGAAATATTTGACAAATGGGTTAAGTTTCCTAGTAACCTGAATGAGCTGACTGAAATCCGTAATGg tttttataGAGAAACTGGATTTCCTGGAGTAATAGGATGTATTGATTGTACTCACGTAGCGATTGTACCtccttcaaataatttaaatttgaatgaaaatgaaaatcccGAATACATTTATGTGAACCGTAAGGGATATCATTCCATAAATGTCCTATTG ATTTGTGATTCAAAATTAAGAGTTTTAAATGTGAACGCACTATTTCCTGGCAGTACCCACGACACCCATATATGGAACAATAGTTCTGTTTTACCAGTAATGCAGGAATTACACAGACGCAATCatcataacttttatttattag gtgatTCCGGATATCCCTTACGTCAATGGCTATTGACACCAATTACAAATCCTACAACAAAccctgaaaaatattacaaccaAAAACAAATGTCAACCAGAAGTCTAATTGAACGTTGCAACGGGGTGTTGAAAATGcgatttag atgccTATTAAAAGATAGAACTTTACATTATAAACCAGAAAAAAcatcatcaataataaatgcatgtatagttctacataatatgtgtattactaataatattcctTTGGATGAACATGACATTCCAGAGTATGATAATTTGGGTATGATGGAAGACCGAGAGATATTAGCGGACAATAATCGTAATTTAGACTTGGCTCTTGGTAGACAACATAGGGAAAAAATTGTAACATACTTATTTCAAAGACatgtataa
- the LOC132943566 gene encoding uncharacterized protein LOC132943566, with protein sequence MSKQHSRPTQSQMKSLVELMTKDPLLCAGKFTQTFTQKSGKQKWEVIAEQLNALPGAEKSWDKWKKTWQDTRSATKTKAAAIKRHIGGTGGGPTCAIQLNDIQQDALLLMSPASVSGHSKSKESNVEFIYEITENDVTLDTNDYIIEEVADIESDNENKDYSIAAPKPIAANDKQPIIAPFSPKSDIKGKMSTAARLTASNRAANNLYSISEKKYDLKAAYYAKKIKLMEDKNVIFKNLTNVLTTLTEQLSKP encoded by the exons atgtctaaGCAGCATTCAAGGCCCACCCAATCGCAGATGAAATCTTTGGTCGAACTTATGACCAAAGATCCTTTATTGTGTGCCGGTAAATTTACCCAAACCTTCACACAAAAATCTGGTAAACAAAAATGGGAAGTTATCGCAGAACAACTTAACGCGTTACCGGGAGCTGAAAAAAGCTGGGACAAATGGAAAAAA acatgGCAAGATACAAGATCCGCTACAAAAACCAAAGCTGCAGCTATCAAGCGACATATCGGAGGTACTGGCGGTGGACCTACTTGTGCCATTCAGCTGAACGATATTCAACAAGATGCATTACTTTTAATGAGTCCGGCATCAGTAAGTGGTCATTCTAAGTCCAAGGAATCAAATGtggaatttatttatgaaattaccGAAAATGATGTGACGCTTG ATACTAATGATTATATCATCGAAGAAGTAGCTGATATTGAAt CTGACAATGAAAACAAAGATTACTCAATCGCTGCCCCTAAACCAATAGCGGCCAATGATAAACAGCCAATCATTGCACCATTTTCACCTAAATcag atataaaagGGAAAATGTCTACTGCAGCTAGGTTAACTGCAAGTAATAGAGCTGCAAATAACCTATACAGTATTTCGgagaaaaaatatgatttgaaagcagcatattatgcaaaaaaaataaaactgatggaagataaaaatgtgatatttaAGAACCTAACAAATGTACTTACTACATTGACTGAGCAATtatcaaaaccataa